In Neodiprion pinetum isolate iyNeoPine1 chromosome 6, iyNeoPine1.2, whole genome shotgun sequence, one genomic interval encodes:
- the LOC138190324 gene encoding fasciculation and elongation protein zeta-2-like, giving the protein MEAVELDEEEDEEDEENTVDKGDEDLCSYLTTVIPYHVDSGPPDDQALQVLIKILKAINEDSPTVPTLLTDYILKVLCPI; this is encoded by the exons ATGGAGGCggtcgagctggacgaggaggaggacgaggaagacgaggagaacacgGTGGACaagggggacgaggatttgtgctcg tatTTGACAACAGTGATACCTTATCACGTGGACAGTGGCCCACCTGATGATCAAGCTTTACAAGTCCTCATTAAGA tatTGAAGGCTATTAATGAGGATAGTCCAACGGTGCCCACATTATTAACGGACTACATATTGAAAG ttctgtgccccatctag